The Nitrospira sp. sequence AATCGACGGGGGCACCTGGGCAATAGGCGTGGCTTGAGATGGCTCGATAAACCGAATCGATTCTCCAGCTTTGACCCATTCCTCTTGTGCGGACACTGGCTCAGGAACCGGTGTAGGAATGGGGGTTCGCGCCTCAACAAACGTCATTGCCTGCGGTTGTCGTTCCTGGACCTGTACCTCGGTCGGCTCTTCAATGAGGTGAGGAACAGTCGCCATTTCAGACGGCGGTTCCAAGATGTTGTGTTGCCTGAGTAGCGGGATGGAAGATAGAATCTCGCTGGTTTCCCCGCTCAACGTCTCGCAGGTCGGTTGTAATGGGGTAGCGGGATGTTCTGCCGTAGACTCCTGAACGGGGTTCTGAGCGGCAATTATCGTACGATCATCCTCCGTCCTCAAGACGGGGTCAGCACTCTGAGACGTAACCTCTGCGGGAGGCACTCCATCGTCTGCGACCGGTCCATTCGCAAAAACCGGCGACATGATCGTTGCGAGAGAGGCTTCCGAAGGCGGCGATGCATACATCGTAAGACCGCTCACCACCGGAAGCTGCTGTTCCAGTCCTGCCAAGGCAGGGGCGCTTTCTCTCGTGGAAGCGGTTTGTCCCGAATCAGCAGCCGGTATCTCAGGCTCAGTCGAGACCGATGTCTCTCGAGCCGGAATAATCGAGAACGCTCCCGTTTCTGCGACAGGGCTAGGTGGAGAGATCGGTGATTGCGCTTGATCTTCACTTATTCTCGTTATCAAGTCCGTACCAGCTTCACCAGCTGATTGAGCTATCGTTGACTCCGTGCCCTCGGCATCCGGCTCATTTGTTTGCGCCGGGAGAATCGAGATGACCGACTCCTGAACTTGATCCCATGGCATCGGCGCAATTTGAAATCCAGATGGGGTTTGGTCTCTAAGCGACGCTGATTCTTCACGCTCCGGAATTTCTACCGGTTGATTTTCTAACCCTTGTTCCTGGGGAAGGGACGCGACTGCGGGAAGTGCTTCCTCGACGTTCGTTTGTGTTATTTCAGACGGGGAGACATTGGTTGAATGATCACTTCCGAATTTCCATGCACTATTAAACACTGATTCCCATGAGAAGCCGGGTTGCTTCCATGGTTCTGAAATCTCATTGACTGAAACCGACTCGGGATTCGATGGAGCACGGGTGTCTAGAGGGGCTTCAGTAACCACCTCCTTTGAATTAGGGTCGACAGGCTGATGGGCGGCAGGTTGGCGATCCTCGGCCTCTATTGGTCCAGCGGTCGACGGTTCCGTGTTCGAGTAGGAGGGTGCTGATAGCTTTTCCATCCGGGATGAGAGTGTGACGCCGGCAGCCTCGATGGACTGTACTGTGGATTGAAGCGAAGGTACCGAAGCATTGGCAGGCTCCGTGGGTGCGGAAACCATGGACGAGCCACTTACATCAGACGGTGCCTCTGGTTCAGCCTCGGCCGATAAACTGTCTTGCTGTTGAGCTTCGGCATGACCACCTGTCGACACAGCTGGATCCAGCCCATCTTGTGTCTCTGAGCCCTCCACATCGGGCACTGATGAGGAAGCGAATGGATGGAAACCTCCAGGAGCAACTTGTCCGGGAAAATCATCCATCTGAGGTCCAGAAGGAGCACTCTCAAACTCATGCGTGCAAGCTTCTTCCGGTACATCGCCTCCCACTTCATTCACGCTGCTCGCTGCCTGCTCTCGTAAAGGTGAATCAGCGAGCACCAATTCTCCTTTCAAAGTCGGCCCTTGATGTGCAGGAAGGTCCGTGATCGTCGGTGGGATAAGAGATCCCGATAAGTCCGAGACCTCGACTGCTTTGCGGTCTTCCGGCACCATCGTCTGAGCATCCTGAATCTCCCACGGCATCACCCCATCCACCAGTTCAGGACCGGCCTGGATACCCTGGTTTCCCTCAGGCACGGCTAATGATGAGGCCACAGTCGATTGCCCAGAATCACTGGGCTGACGGGCCAGCAACTCACCGGTTTGCGCGTCAAAGAAGGAGGCCAATCGAAAGGCGACCGGACTTGCGGGGGCAAGTTCTCGTATTTTTGCGTAGAGTAGAGAGGCATGGTGCGGATTGTCGGGATCAGGATCTTCGATCAAGATATCGATCGCCTTGCCGTACTCAGCAACGGCCTCGAGTGCATCTCCTTTCCCCTGATAGAGCGTCCCAAGTTTCTCCAGGAATGGAACGCATCGCGGGCCGGCGGCTAAGTACTCTCGAAGCAGCGATTCTGCGAGCCAATAGTCTTGACGCTGAAACGCTTCGCTGATGAGTGAGTCAAAGGCTTGTCTCGCCGGGATAAGGCTCCCGAGACGAAGATGGAGAGTAGCGAAAAGTCGCCGCGCCTCCATGTTGTGTGGATCGAGTGTCAGCAATTCCTTCAGCGCGGCAGAAGAACGCCCATATTTTCCGGCATTCATTTGGGTGATAGCTTCCTCAAGAAGAGCGGTCTTCCTGCTGTAGCCCACCACACCACGCTTGTGGCCACGGCTGGTCTGGGTTTTATCAGATTTTAAAGGGAGTTTTTTATTCGCGCGCACGCTACTACCTTAGCAGATGCCTACATCTCAGAGTCTGCATCAGCGGCCGAAATCGCTCTCCTCGACTCCCTTGGAATTGAGTATGGCCATAGGGGTAAAACCTTTGAGCAGGCTGCAACATGGATGCCTCGCGCTCTAATGATTCATCGAGTCAACGCCTTGAAAATTAATGTCTTAGCTCAAGGGTATTCTTTACATTGCCATTGTCCACCCAATTTTGGACAGACCTTCACCCTCCCCTGCTTGACCACGTGGAGAGGGCCACAAAATCAGACATGCGCAGAGTGAAGCAGACCGATCAGTTTATTCGGTGAGAATGTACCTAGACTATTGCGTCCTACAGTCGAACTAGATCAGAACTATCACTGTTCAGTCTGCCGGAAAGCATATGATCATCACGCCGTAGATGCGTTTTTTGGTACAGGCTCGTTACTCGTCAACTCCTTCGAGAGCAAAGACAGGAGGCCAGAGACTCGTAGGGAGCCACCATTCGTCTCCCGGAGCAATTGATCGGCGAATACGGTAACTTTGCTTTGTATGTTCTTAGAATCCATTGGTTTGATTGTCACACACACGTAGCCGCTCTTTATCGGATGTTTTGTGAGAGTCTTTAACGATCTACGAATACCCTGCTCCGCCGATCCAGGAAAGGATCAAGCTGCAGCGATACCCCCTCTTCCACACACGAGCTTAGGCTCCCTTTCCAAAAACCTCATCCTGGTTGTGTCATTCGATACGCCTATGATACGGTCAGACTCACGTATTCAGCTCAATTGCTACCACCGATACCACCGAATCAATAGTCCATCGTGCAAGGTCTACCAAGAGTTTGTCGTACGACCAGGGGACTTGAAGCCTGTCTGGCTTTGTTCCTGTTTCTCTCCTTGGCCGTCCCTCCTCCTCTATTCTCGCAGGGTACAGGAGGCCACCCAGCGAAGGTGGCGCTAGATTTTAGCGATGTGGATGTTCCGATCTTTGTTCGCTTTATCAGCGAACTGACCGGGAAGAACTTCGTCTTGGATGAAACCATCAAAAAACAGGGGGGGAAAATTTCAGTGTTTTCTCCCACCAAGGTTTCGTCAGAGCAGGCTTACAACATGTTCGTCGCGGCATTGGAAGCCGCTCGGTTGGCAGTCGTTCCCAAAGGGGGGAATGTGTATCAGGTCGTTGCGATGGGCGATCTACCTCCCGAACGCGGTGTATTCGTGTACAAACTCAAAAACGCCAATGCCACAGATCTCGCCGCCGTCTTGACGAACCTGGTTGCACGCTCACAAACCGTTGCACAGATAACGCCCGGCACCAGGCCTCCGATCAGACCGTTGACCGAATTCGAGGCTCCGGTCCAAGTGTTTGCCGATAAAGCAACGAACTCGATCGTGCTCAGTTCGACCAAGATCGCCTGGAATCATCTCCGACCAGTGATCCAAGACCTGGACATCAAGCGCAAGCAGGTATTCGTGGAAGCCGTCATCCTCGAGGTGCAAGTCGACCGGTTGAGACAACTCGGCACCGATCCCACGCAGGTGCTCGCTGTAGGAGGGAATGATATGGTTCGGGGACTCGTCGGACTCAACCGGACACCGGAGGACATCTCAACTCTTGCGGCGGCCATCGCGGGTGGCGTGGCCACGGGCGGTACGCTCCCAGCGGTGATGAACACAATTAATGTCCGCGCCTTCCTCCATGCCCTGATGAGTATGACCGACACCAACGTCCTCTCCACCCCGCAAGTGCTGGCCGCGGACAATCAAAAGGCCAAGATCGTCGTCGGCGAGAATCGTCCTTTTCCAACCGGGCAGGCCCAAGGCATCACGGGTGGGACCCTCGTGACAATTGAGCGGAAAGACGTAGGTGTGACATTGGAGCTGACGCCACAGGTACTCGAAGATGAGTTAATTCGCCTTGAAATCAAGCAAGAGATCACGGCGATCGCAGAAAATGTGGCTCAAACGATCGGCACCGGCACCTCCTCTGTCCCGGTCGGACCGACAACGACCAAGCGATCCATGGAAACGACGACGATTGCCCAGGATCAACAGACCATCGTGATAGGAGGATTGGTGCGCGACAA is a genomic window containing:
- a CDS encoding secretin N-terminal domain-containing protein — its product is MALDFSDVDVPIFVRFISELTGKNFVLDETIKKQGGKISVFSPTKVSSEQAYNMFVAALEAARLAVVPKGGNVYQVVAMGDLPPERGVFVYKLKNANATDLAAVLTNLVARSQTVAQITPGTRPPIRPLTEFEAPVQVFADKATNSIVLSSTKIAWNHLRPVIQDLDIKRKQVFVEAVILEVQVDRLRQLGTDPTQVLAVGGNDMVRGLVGLNRTPEDISTLAAAIAGGVATGGTLPAVMNTINVRAFLHALMSMTDTNVLSTPQVLAADNQKAKIVVGENRPFPTGQAQGITGGTLVTIERKDVGVTLELTPQVLEDELIRLEIKQEITAIAENVAQTIGTGTSSVPVGPTTTKRSMETTTIAQDQQTIVIGGLVRDNITLSEQKVPWLGDIPWIGWLFKTQTRATEKLNLLVFLTPHVVRDQSDMVELNARKARDANSLQRENRIEEPTRLKQDVLERLELPSTVAPSSSTENPTKP